A portion of the Stigmatella aurantiaca DW4/3-1 genome contains these proteins:
- a CDS encoding phytoene desaturase family protein, translated as MKRHRIAVIGGGIGGLTAAGLLAKEGHDVTLFERGPTLGGKAQGVTLEGITLDTGPTLLTLPHLVRGTFEALGALDLLPPFLELERQCVYRYGDGCVFTAYKDLERMADSAGELRPSERSGVLSFYQEAEAIHQAAGEPYLEAPYEGMSGFMARVARRGLGAVRAGLRLSTLHALAERHFKTEHLQQFVGRFATYTGASPYEASAAFALIPHIERAYGTHHVRGGIGALVEALGQAVRRQGVTVCLNAQARYERDAQGAWRVGPVGEAEAYDSVVVNADPLASLRREGEPLALSGVVMLLEVAGRPSVPHHSVLFGRDYRREFSELFSGRLATDPTVYVCAPGATDDSMAPPGRAGLFVMVNAPALPTARAAAAQETEAWAGHAERVRAQAFEKLYAHFPELKGRVKVLGQRTPVDWAAQGAPGGSIYGFLPHGKLGAFRRPRIRGSSPGLFFVGGGTHPGGGVPMVMLSGHFAARMTSGHLRGGDA; from the coding sequence ATGAAGCGCCACCGCATCGCGGTGATTGGCGGGGGCATTGGGGGCCTGACGGCCGCCGGGTTGCTGGCGAAGGAGGGGCATGACGTCACCCTCTTCGAGCGCGGCCCCACCTTGGGGGGCAAGGCCCAGGGGGTGACCCTGGAGGGCATCACCCTGGACACGGGCCCCACGCTGCTGACGCTGCCGCACCTGGTGCGGGGCACTTTCGAGGCGCTGGGGGCGTTGGATCTGCTGCCCCCCTTCCTGGAGCTGGAGCGGCAGTGTGTGTACCGCTACGGGGACGGGTGCGTCTTCACGGCCTACAAGGACCTGGAGCGCATGGCGGACAGCGCCGGGGAGCTGCGGCCCAGCGAGCGGTCTGGCGTTCTGTCCTTCTATCAAGAGGCGGAGGCCATCCACCAAGCAGCGGGCGAGCCCTATCTGGAAGCGCCCTACGAGGGGATGTCTGGCTTCATGGCACGTGTGGCGCGCCGGGGGCTGGGCGCGGTGCGGGCGGGCCTGCGGCTGTCCACGCTGCATGCGCTGGCCGAGCGGCACTTCAAAACGGAGCACCTGCAGCAGTTCGTGGGCCGCTTCGCCACGTACACGGGGGCTTCGCCCTACGAGGCGAGCGCGGCCTTCGCGCTCATTCCCCACATCGAGCGGGCCTATGGAACGCACCACGTGCGCGGGGGCATCGGCGCGCTGGTGGAAGCGCTGGGCCAGGCGGTGCGGCGCCAGGGGGTGACCGTGTGTCTCAACGCGCAGGCGCGCTATGAGCGCGACGCGCAGGGCGCATGGCGGGTGGGTCCCGTGGGGGAGGCCGAGGCGTACGACAGCGTGGTGGTGAACGCCGATCCGCTCGCGTCCCTGCGCCGGGAGGGGGAGCCCCTGGCGCTCTCGGGCGTCGTGATGTTGCTGGAGGTGGCGGGCCGTCCCTCCGTGCCGCACCACTCCGTGCTCTTTGGCCGGGACTACCGGCGCGAGTTCAGCGAGCTGTTCTCCGGGCGGCTGGCCACGGATCCGACGGTGTACGTGTGCGCCCCGGGGGCCACGGATGACTCGATGGCGCCGCCGGGGCGCGCGGGCCTGTTCGTGATGGTGAACGCGCCCGCGTTGCCCACGGCCCGGGCGGCGGCCGCCCAGGAGACGGAGGCGTGGGCCGGGCATGCCGAGCGGGTGCGCGCGCAGGCCTTCGAGAAGCTGTACGCGCACTTCCCGGAGCTGAAGGGGCGGGTGAAGGTGCTGGGGCAGCGCACGCCGGTGGATTGGGCGGCGCAGGGGGCTCCGGGCGGCTCCATTTATGGGTTCTTGCCGCACGGCAAGCTGGGGGCGTTCCGGCGGCCCCGCATTCGCGGCTCCTCGCCGGGCCTGTTCTTCGTGGGGGGGGGAACGCACCCGGGGGGCGGCGTGCCGATGGTGATGCTCTCGGGACACTTCGCCGCGCGGATGACATCTGGACACCTGAGAGGAGGGGACGCATGA
- a CDS encoding phytoene/squalene synthase family protein, with protein sequence MNSHEDPHLVSRGYRWARAVTRHHAKSFFFASYLLFGERRKAAFALYAFCRRLDDMVDETGEGSAPLDLKARLERARQRVAEVYLPMPELAAPGLESPAQRLMGAQEQCPWNEGEFAALKHCIHRFRIPEQPFQDLISGMEMDLTKHRYATFEELDLYCYRVAGVVGLMLTPVLGCVDERAVAHAADLGRGMQLTNILRDVREDLERGRVYLPSSELASFGLSEEDLRAGRVEDRWRNFMRFQISRARAYYASAAAGLPYLTGLGSRRMVRLMGGIYGDILRVIEERDYDVFSARAYVPDRRKLALAVAAMVRPAAVMPLSAGDARGTLLPTGFQG encoded by the coding sequence ATGAACTCGCACGAGGATCCCCACTTGGTCTCCCGAGGGTACCGGTGGGCCCGTGCCGTGACGCGCCACCACGCCAAGAGCTTCTTCTTTGCCTCGTACCTGCTGTTCGGCGAGCGGCGCAAGGCGGCCTTCGCGCTGTATGCCTTCTGTCGGCGGCTGGACGACATGGTGGATGAGACCGGTGAGGGCTCGGCGCCGCTGGACCTGAAGGCGCGCCTGGAGCGGGCGCGGCAGCGGGTGGCCGAGGTGTACCTGCCCATGCCCGAGCTGGCGGCCCCCGGGCTGGAGTCTCCCGCGCAGCGGCTGATGGGCGCGCAAGAGCAGTGCCCCTGGAACGAGGGCGAGTTCGCCGCCCTCAAGCACTGCATCCACCGCTTCCGGATTCCCGAGCAGCCCTTTCAGGATCTCATCTCCGGCATGGAGATGGACCTGACGAAGCACCGCTACGCCACCTTCGAGGAGCTGGACCTGTATTGCTACCGGGTCGCGGGCGTGGTGGGGCTGATGCTCACCCCGGTGCTGGGGTGCGTGGATGAGCGCGCCGTGGCGCACGCGGCGGATCTGGGCCGGGGGATGCAGCTCACCAACATCCTGCGCGATGTGCGGGAGGACCTGGAGCGGGGGCGGGTGTACTTGCCCAGCTCGGAGCTGGCCTCCTTTGGGCTGTCCGAGGAGGACCTGCGCGCGGGCCGTGTCGAGGACCGGTGGCGCAACTTCATGCGCTTTCAGATCAGCCGGGCCCGCGCCTACTACGCGAGCGCGGCTGCCGGGCTGCCCTACCTCACGGGCCTGGGCAGCCGCCGCATGGTGCGGCTGATGGGCGGCATCTACGGTGACATCCTGCGCGTCATCGAGGAGCGGGATTACGACGTGTTCAGCGCGCGGGCCTATGTCCCAGACCGCCGCAAGCTGGCGCTGGCCGTGGCGGCCATGGTCCGGCCCGCGGCGGTGATGCCCCTGTCCGCGGGCGACGCGCGGGGGACGCTGCTTCCAACGGGGTTTCAGGGATGA
- a CDS encoding phytoene desaturase family protein, translated as MGNESGRPTAVVVGAGVGGLAAAARLARQGFAVQLFEKTDGPGGRCNQLKVDGFTWDMGPTIVLMPEVFEETFRALGRRIEDYLTLLRCQTNYRIHFRDGSDVTFTSELCAMGQELERIEPGSFQRYLAFLAQGRVQYRTSLDHLVGRNYSGLMDYFSPGVLAKIFKVRAHRRMYADVSRYFQDERLRAAMTFQTMYLGVSPFASPAVYGLLPFTELGVGIWFPQGGLYAIPLALERVAREEGVRLHYGAPVRRILTEGARATGVELEGGRVVRADVVLCNADLPYVYEKLLDGAPTSLKRKDTLRYTSSGYMLYLGLKRRYEGLGQHTVVFGRDYRGSFDDIFERFRVPEDPSFYLNVPSRMDPSLAPPGKDSLYVLVPVPRQHPGVDWKVEGPRVRAQVFQRLAELGYPDLERDVEVERVFTPDDWASSFNLMHGSAFGLAQNFFQIGPFRPSNQDARVKNLFFVGASTQPGTGLPTVLISARLVVERMLAWAQQSQLPLSPGAPVPAPVGWAS; from the coding sequence ATGGGCAACGAGTCAGGCAGGCCAACGGCGGTGGTGGTGGGCGCGGGCGTGGGCGGACTGGCGGCCGCGGCGCGGCTGGCGCGCCAGGGTTTCGCCGTGCAGCTCTTCGAGAAGACAGACGGTCCCGGTGGACGCTGCAACCAGCTGAAGGTGGATGGCTTCACGTGGGACATGGGACCCACCATCGTGCTCATGCCGGAGGTGTTCGAGGAGACCTTTCGGGCCCTGGGCCGCCGCATCGAGGACTACCTGACGTTGCTGCGGTGCCAGACGAACTACCGCATTCACTTCCGCGACGGCTCGGACGTCACCTTCACCTCCGAGCTGTGCGCCATGGGGCAGGAGCTGGAGCGGATCGAACCCGGCAGCTTCCAGCGCTACCTGGCCTTCCTGGCACAGGGGCGCGTGCAGTACCGGACCAGCCTGGACCATCTGGTGGGGCGCAACTATTCGGGCCTCATGGACTACTTCTCGCCGGGCGTGCTGGCGAAGATCTTCAAGGTCCGGGCTCACCGCCGCATGTACGCGGACGTCAGCCGCTACTTCCAGGACGAGCGGCTGCGCGCGGCGATGACGTTCCAGACGATGTACCTGGGGGTGTCGCCGTTCGCCTCGCCGGCGGTGTACGGCCTGTTGCCCTTCACGGAGCTGGGCGTGGGCATCTGGTTCCCCCAGGGTGGCTTGTACGCCATTCCCCTGGCCCTGGAGCGGGTGGCCCGGGAGGAGGGCGTGCGGCTGCACTATGGCGCCCCCGTGCGGCGCATCCTCACGGAGGGCGCGCGCGCCACGGGCGTGGAGCTGGAGGGGGGACGGGTGGTGCGGGCCGACGTGGTGCTGTGCAACGCGGACCTGCCCTACGTGTACGAGAAGCTCCTGGACGGGGCGCCCACTTCGCTCAAGCGCAAGGACACGCTGCGCTACACCTCCAGTGGCTACATGCTCTACCTGGGGCTGAAGCGCCGGTACGAGGGGTTGGGTCAGCACACCGTCGTGTTCGGCCGGGACTACCGGGGCTCCTTCGACGACATCTTCGAGCGCTTCCGCGTGCCGGAAGACCCCAGCTTCTACCTCAACGTGCCCTCGCGCATGGACCCCAGCCTGGCGCCGCCTGGCAAGGATTCGCTGTATGTGCTGGTGCCGGTGCCACGCCAGCACCCCGGGGTGGACTGGAAGGTGGAGGGGCCTCGCGTGCGGGCACAGGTGTTCCAGCGCCTCGCGGAGCTGGGCTACCCGGACCTCGAGCGGGATGTGGAGGTGGAGCGCGTCTTCACGCCGGATGATTGGGCGTCTTCGTTCAACCTGATGCACGGCAGCGCGTTCGGGTTGGCGCAGAACTTCTTCCAGATTGGCCCCTTCCGTCCCTCCAACCAGGACGCGCGCGTGAAGAACCTCTTCTTCGTGGGCGCCTCCACGCAGCCGGGCACCGGACTGCCCACGGTGCTCATCTCCGCGCGGCTGGTGGTGGAGCGCATGTTGGCGTGGGCGCAGCAGAGCCAATTGCCCCTGTCCCCGGGGGCGCCCGTGCCGGCGCCGGTGGGGTGGGCGTCATGA
- a CDS encoding polyprenyl synthetase family protein, whose translation MAHPLASVAAPVLAPAQGVARPDLTWLQLVQAQIEASLAELFELPDEACLDSRWKQAMVRTRAYALRPAKRLRPVLVVAGYHLTRGGAGVPPGLWQFAAGLELLHTFLLIHDDVADRADLRRGGAALHHLLAPGRAGEDLAVVVGDHLFARAMEAMLGSGLRGAAKACQYYLAVCRHTAAGQYLDLDLSRAALADVGLFQALRVAHLKTARYGFCAPLVCGAILAEADEALCQGLERVGRYGGLAYQLRDDVLGLFGDARMSGKAGDSDFSQGKRTFPVLAAYARASTEGRAELERLWALPAQEKDEAALGHARELVERWGGRLACERMVERSSRAALRALRALPEGGGMREVLGNLITRLAHRAA comes from the coding sequence ATGGCTCACCCTTTGGCTTCGGTGGCTGCTCCCGTGCTGGCGCCCGCTCAGGGGGTGGCCCGGCCCGATCTGACGTGGCTTCAGCTCGTTCAGGCGCAGATCGAAGCGTCGCTGGCCGAACTGTTCGAGTTGCCCGACGAGGCCTGCCTGGACAGCCGGTGGAAGCAGGCCATGGTGCGCACCCGGGCCTATGCCTTGCGGCCCGCCAAGCGGCTGCGCCCCGTGCTGGTGGTGGCGGGTTACCACCTGACGCGGGGGGGCGCGGGGGTGCCCCCGGGACTGTGGCAGTTCGCGGCGGGGCTGGAGTTGCTCCATACCTTTCTCCTCATCCATGACGATGTGGCCGACCGGGCGGATCTGCGCCGGGGGGGCGCGGCGCTCCACCACTTGCTGGCCCCTGGCCGGGCAGGCGAGGACTTGGCGGTGGTGGTGGGAGACCACCTCTTCGCCCGCGCCATGGAGGCCATGCTGGGCTCGGGCCTGAGGGGCGCCGCGAAGGCCTGTCAGTATTACCTGGCGGTGTGCCGGCACACCGCGGCCGGGCAGTACCTGGACCTGGACCTGTCGCGGGCGGCGCTGGCGGACGTGGGGCTCTTCCAGGCGCTGCGCGTGGCCCACCTGAAGACGGCGCGCTACGGCTTCTGTGCCCCGCTGGTGTGTGGGGCGATCCTCGCGGAGGCCGACGAGGCGCTGTGCCAGGGGCTGGAGCGGGTGGGGCGCTATGGGGGGCTGGCCTACCAGCTCCGGGACGATGTGCTTGGCCTGTTCGGGGATGCGCGCATGTCGGGCAAGGCGGGGGACAGCGACTTCTCCCAGGGCAAGCGCACCTTCCCCGTGCTGGCCGCGTATGCGCGGGCCAGCACCGAGGGCCGCGCGGAGCTGGAGCGGCTGTGGGCGCTGCCGGCGCAGGAGAAGGACGAGGCGGCGCTGGGCCACGCGCGCGAGCTGGTGGAGCGGTGGGGGGGGCGTCTCGCGTGCGAGCGGATGGTGGAGCGCTCCTCGCGTGCGGCGCTCCGAGCCTTGCGGGCGCTGCCGGAAGGCGGCGGGATGCGCGAGGTGCTGGGCAATCTCATCACCCGGTTGGCGCACCGTGCCGCCTGA
- a CDS encoding peroxiredoxin family protein has translation MKTWLTTALAVTLATGGTRAQQPSGAMDARLRTSEGTPVQLSRWRGKPVILFYEDKDSVNLNAKLKERLFELARERGLKDSAWVIAVANLEKFNFFPARQIALSYVKDEEKKAGVPILVDLEGTLGAEPWKLPMKTSTVMLLDAEGILLYRYSGRMAEKDMELFIALLARLVGADLETEARL, from the coding sequence ATGAAGACGTGGCTCACGACAGCGTTGGCGGTGACCCTGGCCACGGGAGGTACACGTGCCCAGCAGCCTTCCGGTGCCATGGACGCACGCTTGAGGACCTCAGAGGGCACCCCCGTCCAGCTGTCCCGCTGGAGGGGAAAGCCCGTCATTCTGTTCTACGAGGACAAGGACTCGGTGAACCTCAATGCCAAGCTCAAGGAGCGGCTCTTCGAGCTGGCGCGCGAGCGGGGGCTCAAGGACTCGGCCTGGGTGATAGCCGTGGCCAATCTGGAGAAATTCAACTTCTTCCCCGCCCGGCAGATCGCCCTGTCCTATGTGAAGGACGAGGAGAAGAAGGCCGGGGTGCCCATCCTCGTGGATCTGGAAGGAACCCTGGGGGCAGAGCCGTGGAAACTGCCCATGAAGACCTCCACGGTCATGTTGTTGGATGCCGAGGGCATCCTGCTCTACCGCTACTCGGGCCGCATGGCGGAAAAGGACATGGAACTGTTCATTGCCTTGCTGGCACGGCTGGTGGGGGCCGACCTGGAGACAGAAGCGCGGCTCTGA
- a CDS encoding two-component regulator propeller domain-containing protein: MHRVRGTRIPFCPCAARLAVLALLLGAGGAARALEPGKSLVQFPHSSWQRSEGLPQSAILTLAQTPDGYLWAGTWEGLARFDGARFTIFENHTTPMLQARSIRGLATSKDGTLWLGTEAGLTGMRDGTFFPVTAPEGVVLKDLRTLLPAQDGSLWIATLGYGLLHYTGGHFQAWTTRTGLVDDYVMALAEGPDGTLWVGTTQGLQRWDGKALRPGPPFSSPDNAEPSVRALTVDPEGHLWAGTEDGSVYRQQEGKMRREPQASMPGNPISALLVDREGSLWVGSTGGGLLRLANGQRSVLDGAQGLAEEAVAALLEDAEGNIWIGTEEAGLHRLKDAPLTPYGRSEGLPHDVISSIHEARDGSLWFASLGGGVTRWFAGQMMTWNTQNGLGHDRVRSIAEDNNGGLWFSTQTGLSRWQAGRFTTTLGHPHGLPSGPVRTVLVDTDNILWAGTQAGLARWNGEHFEMLTKKDGLPGDKITLLKHRTAGGFWVGTGGGGLAFYFRGHFTLVASEGYPMFSELSALHEEADGTLWLGTDEGLFLASAGHFTRFSQAEGLFNDRIFQILPDGLGYLWMSSNKGLFRVRQSELEAVAEGRRTRVTSRAYGEDEGMRAAECNGVGGPPGIRARDGRLWFPTVRGAVVYEPAHDKPPSPLAPMRIEELRVDRHPVPLNSRDIPVGEGNVEFQYTTPSLYPPRQLRFRYQLEGFDPDWVEAGSRSVAYYTNLPPGHYRFRVEAIERDDGRVAPMAEMALHLKPRFHQTLLFRGASFLAAALVVASAMGLRLRQSRLRERELQAHVDQRTAELATLNADLRNRLQELQSTRERLVHAEKMAAVGTLAAGVGHEINNPLAFIISNLHYASLEVKHAAQQEPDQERWAEVEQALSEALLGADRVRRIVQDLKTFSRVQPEHPQRVDLHEVLELALSFADAEVRHRARVVKDYGTVPAVFGDEARMGQVFLNLVINAAQATPEGHADEHEIRITTRQDEKGQAVVAVSDTGIGIPPEVLPRIFEPFFTTKPVGVGTGLGLSICHGYVQALGGDIRVHSTLGSGTTFEVTLPAAPAMSAEPSPPAPPAGAPPVWRSRLMIVDDEPLLASAMSRTLEPEHEVVPFTRARDALERLRMGEHYHLILCDLMMPEMTGMELYETLAREAPAMAERMVFITGGAFTEAARAFLDTHRLPCLDKPFDPEVLRARLRSLLAGRDASQSATAA; this comes from the coding sequence ATGCACCGTGTCCGTGGCACCCGAATCCCCTTCTGTCCCTGCGCCGCGCGCCTCGCAGTCCTGGCGTTGCTGCTCGGTGCTGGAGGGGCCGCCCGGGCCCTGGAGCCCGGCAAGTCCCTGGTGCAATTCCCCCACAGCTCTTGGCAACGCTCCGAGGGGCTGCCTCAGAGCGCCATCCTGACCCTGGCGCAAACGCCGGATGGGTACCTGTGGGCGGGCACCTGGGAGGGGCTGGCCCGCTTCGATGGGGCGCGCTTCACGATCTTCGAGAACCACACCACCCCCATGCTCCAGGCCCGCTCCATCCGGGGCCTGGCCACGTCCAAGGACGGCACGCTGTGGCTCGGCACCGAGGCGGGCCTCACCGGCATGCGCGACGGCACCTTCTTTCCCGTGACGGCGCCCGAGGGCGTTGTCCTGAAAGACCTGCGCACCCTGCTGCCCGCCCAGGACGGCAGTTTGTGGATCGCCACGCTCGGCTACGGGCTGCTGCACTACACGGGCGGGCATTTCCAGGCGTGGACCACCCGGACGGGCCTGGTGGACGACTACGTGATGGCGCTGGCCGAGGGCCCGGACGGCACCCTCTGGGTAGGCACCACCCAGGGCCTGCAACGCTGGGACGGCAAGGCGTTGAGGCCAGGGCCCCCCTTCTCCTCCCCCGACAACGCGGAGCCCTCGGTGCGTGCGCTCACGGTGGACCCGGAGGGCCACCTCTGGGCGGGCACCGAGGATGGCTCGGTGTACCGGCAGCAGGAGGGGAAGATGCGGCGGGAGCCGCAGGCGAGCATGCCGGGCAATCCCATCTCGGCCTTGCTGGTGGACCGGGAAGGCAGCCTGTGGGTGGGGAGCACCGGCGGCGGGCTGTTGCGGCTGGCGAACGGCCAGCGCTCCGTGCTGGACGGCGCGCAGGGGCTGGCGGAGGAGGCGGTGGCCGCGCTGCTCGAGGATGCCGAGGGCAACATCTGGATCGGCACCGAGGAGGCGGGGCTGCACCGCCTCAAGGATGCGCCCCTCACCCCCTACGGCCGCTCCGAGGGCCTGCCGCACGACGTGATCTCCTCCATCCACGAAGCGCGGGATGGGAGCCTCTGGTTCGCCAGCCTGGGCGGCGGCGTCACCCGCTGGTTCGCCGGCCAGATGATGACGTGGAACACCCAGAACGGGCTCGGCCACGACCGCGTCCGCTCCATCGCCGAGGACAACAACGGCGGCCTCTGGTTCAGCACCCAGACGGGGCTCAGCCGCTGGCAGGCCGGGCGGTTCACCACCACGCTCGGACACCCGCACGGCCTGCCCTCGGGGCCCGTGCGCACGGTGCTCGTGGACACCGACAACATCCTGTGGGCCGGCACCCAAGCGGGCCTGGCCCGGTGGAACGGCGAGCACTTCGAGATGCTCACGAAGAAGGACGGCCTGCCCGGGGACAAGATCACCCTGCTGAAACACCGCACCGCCGGGGGCTTCTGGGTGGGCACGGGCGGCGGCGGCCTGGCCTTCTACTTCCGCGGACACTTCACCCTCGTGGCCAGCGAGGGCTACCCGATGTTCAGCGAGCTGTCCGCCCTGCACGAGGAGGCCGATGGCACCCTGTGGCTCGGCACCGACGAGGGGCTCTTCCTGGCGAGCGCGGGACACTTCACGCGCTTCTCTCAGGCCGAGGGGCTCTTCAACGACCGCATCTTCCAGATCCTCCCCGATGGGCTCGGCTACCTGTGGATGAGCAGCAACAAGGGCCTGTTCCGCGTCCGCCAGTCGGAGCTGGAAGCCGTGGCCGAGGGCCGGCGGACGCGCGTCACCTCGCGCGCCTACGGAGAGGACGAGGGCATGCGCGCCGCGGAGTGCAACGGTGTGGGCGGCCCTCCGGGCATCCGCGCCCGGGATGGACGGCTGTGGTTCCCCACCGTGCGCGGCGCCGTCGTCTACGAGCCCGCCCACGACAAGCCCCCCTCGCCCCTGGCCCCCATGCGCATCGAGGAACTCCGGGTGGACCGGCATCCGGTCCCCCTGAACTCGCGGGACATCCCCGTGGGCGAGGGCAACGTGGAGTTCCAGTACACCACCCCGAGCCTCTACCCGCCGCGGCAGCTGCGCTTCCGCTATCAGCTCGAGGGGTTCGACCCGGACTGGGTGGAGGCCGGCTCGCGCAGCGTGGCCTACTACACGAACCTCCCCCCGGGGCATTACCGCTTCCGCGTGGAGGCAATCGAACGAGACGATGGCCGCGTGGCCCCCATGGCGGAGATGGCGCTGCACCTCAAGCCCCGCTTCCACCAGACGCTGCTGTTCCGCGGCGCCTCCTTCCTGGCCGCCGCGCTGGTGGTGGCCAGCGCCATGGGGCTGCGCCTGCGCCAGTCGCGGCTGCGCGAGCGGGAGCTGCAAGCCCACGTGGACCAGCGCACCGCCGAGCTGGCCACGCTCAACGCCGACCTGCGCAACCGGCTTCAGGAGCTGCAATCCACGCGCGAGCGGCTCGTCCACGCCGAGAAGATGGCGGCCGTGGGCACGCTGGCCGCGGGCGTGGGGCATGAAATCAACAACCCGCTGGCCTTCATCATCTCCAACCTTCACTACGCGAGCCTGGAGGTGAAGCACGCGGCCCAGCAGGAACCAGACCAGGAGCGCTGGGCGGAGGTGGAGCAGGCGCTCTCCGAGGCGCTGCTGGGCGCGGACCGGGTGCGGCGCATCGTCCAGGACTTGAAGACGTTCTCACGCGTGCAACCCGAGCATCCCCAGCGGGTGGACCTGCACGAGGTGCTGGAGCTCGCCCTGTCCTTCGCGGACGCGGAGGTGCGCCACCGCGCCCGCGTGGTGAAGGACTACGGGACGGTGCCCGCCGTATTCGGGGACGAGGCCCGGATGGGCCAGGTGTTCCTCAACCTGGTGATCAACGCCGCCCAGGCCACCCCGGAGGGCCACGCAGACGAGCATGAGATTCGCATCACCACGCGCCAGGATGAGAAGGGCCAGGCGGTGGTGGCGGTGAGCGACACCGGCATCGGGATTCCCCCGGAGGTGCTGCCCCGCATTTTCGAGCCCTTCTTCACCACCAAGCCGGTGGGGGTGGGAACGGGCCTCGGACTGTCCATCTGCCACGGGTATGTCCAAGCCCTGGGCGGTGACATCCGGGTGCACAGCACCCTCGGCAGCGGCACCACGTTCGAGGTGACCCTCCCCGCGGCCCCAGCCATGAGCGCGGAGCCATCGCCCCCGGCGCCCCCGGCAGGCGCCCCCCCGGTCTGGCGCAGCCGGCTGATGATCGTCGATGACGAGCCGCTGCTGGCGTCCGCCATGTCCCGCACGCTCGAGCCGGAGCACGAAGTCGTGCCCTTCACCCGCGCCCGCGACGCACTGGAGCGGCTGCGCATGGGGGAGCACTACCACCTCATCCTCTGCGACCTGATGATGCCGGAGATGACGGGCATGGAGCTGTACGAGACGCTGGCGCGCGAAGCCCCCGCCATGGCCGAGCGCATGGTGTTCATCACCGGAGGGGCCTTCACCGAGGCGGCGCGCGCGTTCCTCGACACCCACCGCCTGCCGTGCCTGGACAAGCCCTTCGATCCGGAGGTGCTGCGCGCTCGCCTCCGCTCGCTGCTGGCCGGGCGGGACGCCTCCCAGTCGGCCACCGCGGCCTGA
- a CDS encoding winged helix-turn-helix transcriptional regulator: MTVSKRGRHLAQAMAKRAAQRGDLYAVECPSRGVLEHVTSRWGVLVLVALLDDTHRFSELRRKVAGVSEKMLAQTLHALEDDGFVLRESYPVIPPRVDYSLTPMGREVAEHVEVLTDWIEENMPRITEARTRQGSRRTSA; encoded by the coding sequence ATGACGGTGAGCAAGCGTGGACGGCATCTGGCCCAGGCCATGGCGAAGCGGGCGGCGCAGCGGGGGGACCTCTATGCGGTGGAGTGTCCTTCCCGGGGGGTTCTCGAACATGTGACCAGCCGCTGGGGAGTGCTGGTGCTGGTGGCCCTGCTGGACGACACGCACCGCTTCAGCGAGCTGCGGCGGAAGGTGGCGGGGGTGAGCGAGAAGATGCTGGCCCAGACCCTTCACGCGCTGGAGGACGACGGCTTCGTGCTGCGCGAGTCCTACCCGGTCATTCCGCCCCGCGTGGACTACAGCCTCACCCCCATGGGCCGGGAGGTCGCCGAGCACGTGGAGGTGCTCACCGATTGGATCGAAGAGAACATGCCCCGCATCACCGAGGCCCGTACACGGCAGGGCTCCCGGCGGACCTCGGCGTGA
- a CDS encoding SDR family oxidoreductase, protein MILVTGATGKLGRLVVEGLLKKLPAQQIALAVRNPEKAADFAARGIQVRRADYSKPDTLESAFAGAEKVLLISSNEVGQRLAQHRAAVAAAKKAGVRLLAYTSILHADTSGLALAAEHKGTEQLIRDSGIPFVFLRNGWYTENYTENLAPALAHGAIVGSSGEGRIAVATRADYAAAAVAVLTGTGHENKVYELGGDTALTLTDLAAEVSRQSGKTIVYKNLPPDQYQGVLTQAGVPGPFAEVLVDSDLGAARGELNDSSGDLRRLIGRPTTPLANAVSAALQR, encoded by the coding sequence ATGATTCTCGTTACTGGAGCCACCGGAAAGCTGGGCCGCCTCGTCGTCGAGGGACTGCTCAAGAAGCTCCCTGCCCAACAGATCGCCCTTGCCGTCCGCAATCCCGAGAAGGCCGCGGACTTCGCGGCGCGCGGCATCCAGGTGCGCCGGGCGGACTACAGCAAGCCAGACACCCTGGAGAGCGCCTTTGCCGGCGCGGAGAAGGTCCTGCTCATCTCCTCGAATGAGGTCGGTCAGCGGCTGGCGCAACACCGGGCCGCGGTGGCCGCCGCCAAGAAGGCAGGGGTTCGCCTGCTGGCCTATACCAGCATCCTGCACGCGGACACCTCGGGCCTGGCCCTCGCCGCGGAGCACAAGGGCACCGAGCAGCTGATCCGCGACTCGGGCATTCCCTTCGTCTTCCTCCGCAACGGCTGGTACACCGAGAACTACACCGAGAACCTGGCACCTGCCCTGGCCCATGGCGCCATCGTGGGGAGCTCGGGCGAGGGCCGCATCGCCGTTGCCACCCGGGCCGACTATGCGGCAGCGGCGGTCGCGGTGCTCACCGGCACGGGGCACGAGAACAAGGTCTATGAGTTGGGGGGAGACACCGCGCTGACCCTGACCGATCTGGCGGCCGAGGTCTCGCGACAGAGCGGAAAGACCATCGTCTACAAGAACCTGCCGCCGGATCAGTACCAGGGCGTCCTCACGCAGGCTGGCGTGCCCGGGCCCTTTGCCGAGGTGCTGGTGGATTCCGATCTGGGCGCTGCCCGGGGGGAGTTGAACGACAGCTCGGGAGACCTGCGGCGCCTCATCGGGCGGCCGACCACGCCGCTCGCGAACGCCGTCTCTGCGGCCCTCCAGCGCTGA